The Pleuronectes platessa chromosome 10, fPlePla1.1, whole genome shotgun sequence genome contains a region encoding:
- the LOC128449025 gene encoding neuronal acetylcholine receptor subunit alpha-7 isoform X1 codes for MWQAVALWQLMLVTLLRVSVQGPHQRFLLRELLRDYNPMERPVANDSQALTVQFSFTLMQVMDVDEKNQILTTNAWLQMQWYDHYLQWNQSEYPGVKNLRFTSDQIWTPDILLYNSAHDKFDATFKTNVLVNSSGFCEYLPPGIFISTCKVDVRWFPFDIQRCELKFGSWTFDGWLLDIQMKEADVSGYQRNGEWDLVEVPGDRHEVFYDCCAEPYPDVTFVVTLRRRTLFYALNLLLPCVLLSSMTLVSFLLPANSGEKISLGITVLLSLTVFMLMVAEIMPATSDSVPLIGQYFASTMVIVGMSVVATVMVLQFHHHSPNSGQMPRWVHLVLLQWVPWFLRMKRPGEGVDPTLPSSQADHQGKTLSSPTTTATTTTIPTPVPSNLPQTLNSLQASLAQLTHPLSHPLPHRPNSQVLILPYPNHRDTSPNPQGQPNGHLPYIGFQTFQTTVEVEPVQWSRSAIHGRANGGLGGLGGLGGGDGEGAAAAAAAGGEPAGDTPVNYHLASSQFPPQETALSTEPDPSTTSPGPCGSEAVAGAGRSEAMNTHGSLVQSAAVDNQMQALLVEVQFLVERVREQDRQLSLAEQWQFAAAVIDRLCLVGFSVFNIICTIAILMAAPNFGEALSKDFI; via the exons ATGTGGCAGGCTGTGGCGCTGTGGCAGCTGATGCTCGTGACTCTTCTTCGGG TATCAGTGCAGGGTCCTCACCAGCGCTTTCTGCTCAGAGAGCTACTGAGGGACTACAACCCCATGGAGAGGCCGGTGGCCAACGACTCGCAGGCCCTCACTGTTCAGTTCTCCTTTACTCTGATGCAAGTCATGGATGTG GATGAAAAGAACCAGATCCTCACCACAAACGCTTGGCTGCAGATG CAGTGGTACGACCACTACCTCCAGTGGAACCAGTCAGAGTATCCCGGGGTAAAGAACCTCCGTTTCACATCCGATCAGATCTGGACACCTGACATTCTGCTTTACAACAG TGCTCATGATAAGTTTGACGCCACCTTTAAAACCAACGTGCTGGTGAACTCCAGTGGCTTCTGTGAGTACCTGCCTCCAG GAATATTTATCAGCACATGCAAAGTGGACGTGAGATGGTTTCCGTTTGACATCCAGCGCTGTGAGCTGAAGTTTGGCTCCTGGACGTTTGACGGCTGGCTGCTGGACATCCAGATGAAGGAGGCAGATGTTTCAGGATACCAGCGCAACGGAGAGTGGGACCTAGTGG AGGTCCCAGGGGATCGACATGAGGTTTTCTATGACTGCTGTGCAGAGCCCTACCCAGACGTGACCTTCGTGGTGACACTACGAAGGAGGACCTTGTTTTACGCTCtcaacctcctcctcccgtgtgtgctcctctcctccatgacCTTGGTCTCCTTCCTGCTGCCTGCAAACTCCGGGGAGAAGATCAGCCTCG GAATCACGGTCCTGCTCTCGCTGACTGTCTTCATGCTGATGGTTGCAGAGATCATGCCCGCCACCTCAGATTCTGTTCCACTGATAG GTCAGTACTTTGCCAGCACCATGGTGATTGTTGGGATGTCTGTAGTAGCCACAGTCATGGTCCTCCAGTTCCATCACCACAGCCCAAACAGTGGACAAATGCCGCGCTGG GTGCACTTGGTTCTGCTGCAGTGGGTTCCTTGGTTCCTGCGGATGAAGCGTCCGGGCGAGGGAGTGGACCCCACTCTCCCCAGCAGCCAGGCAGACCATCAGGGCAAGACCCTGTCCTCTCCtaccaccaccgccaccaccaccaccatccccaCCCCAGTGCCCTCCAACCTCCCACAGACCCTCAACTCCCTGCAGGCCAGCCTCGCCCAGCTCACCCACCCTCTGTCACACCCACTACCCCACAGGCCCAACTCGCAGGTTCTCATCCTCCCTTACCCCAACCACAGAGACACCAGCCCGAATCCACAAGGCCAGCCTAACGGTCATCTGCCATACATTGGGTTCCAGACCTTCCAGACCACTGTGGAAGTGGAGCCTGTTCAGTGGAGCAGAAGCGCCATTCACGGGAGGGCTAACGGTGGACTGGGTGGACTGGGTGGActaggtggaggagatggagagggagcagcagcagcagcagcagcaggaggagaaccagctGGAGATACACCAGTCAACTACCACCTTGCATCCTCCCAGTTCCCTCCTCAGGAAACTGCGTTGTCAACAGAGCCCGACCCTTCAACAACATCTCCTGGACCTTGCGGTTCAGAGGCTGTGGCTGGAGCAGGGAGATCGGAGGCCATGAACACCCACGGCAGCCTGGTCCAGTCAGCAGCCGTGGACAACCAGATGCAGGCTCTCCTGGTGGAGGTGCAGTTCCTGGTGGAACGTGTCCGGGAGCAGGACCGGCAGCTGAGCTTGGCGGAGCAGTGGCAGTTTGCCGCCGCCGTCATCGACCGCCTGTGCCTCGTTGGATTCAGCGTTTTCAACATCATCTGTACCATCGCGATTCTCATGGCTGCACCCAACTTTGGAGAAGCACTGTCAAAAGACTTCATCTGA
- the LOC128449025 gene encoding neuronal acetylcholine receptor subunit alpha-7 isoform X2, which yields MWQAVALWQLMLVTLLRVSVQGPHQRFLLRELLRDYNPMERPVANDSQALTVQFSFTLMQVMDVDEKNQILTTNAWLQMWYDHYLQWNQSEYPGVKNLRFTSDQIWTPDILLYNSAHDKFDATFKTNVLVNSSGFCEYLPPGIFISTCKVDVRWFPFDIQRCELKFGSWTFDGWLLDIQMKEADVSGYQRNGEWDLVEVPGDRHEVFYDCCAEPYPDVTFVVTLRRRTLFYALNLLLPCVLLSSMTLVSFLLPANSGEKISLGITVLLSLTVFMLMVAEIMPATSDSVPLIGQYFASTMVIVGMSVVATVMVLQFHHHSPNSGQMPRWVHLVLLQWVPWFLRMKRPGEGVDPTLPSSQADHQGKTLSSPTTTATTTTIPTPVPSNLPQTLNSLQASLAQLTHPLSHPLPHRPNSQVLILPYPNHRDTSPNPQGQPNGHLPYIGFQTFQTTVEVEPVQWSRSAIHGRANGGLGGLGGLGGGDGEGAAAAAAAGGEPAGDTPVNYHLASSQFPPQETALSTEPDPSTTSPGPCGSEAVAGAGRSEAMNTHGSLVQSAAVDNQMQALLVEVQFLVERVREQDRQLSLAEQWQFAAAVIDRLCLVGFSVFNIICTIAILMAAPNFGEALSKDFI from the exons ATGTGGCAGGCTGTGGCGCTGTGGCAGCTGATGCTCGTGACTCTTCTTCGGG TATCAGTGCAGGGTCCTCACCAGCGCTTTCTGCTCAGAGAGCTACTGAGGGACTACAACCCCATGGAGAGGCCGGTGGCCAACGACTCGCAGGCCCTCACTGTTCAGTTCTCCTTTACTCTGATGCAAGTCATGGATGTG GATGAAAAGAACCAGATCCTCACCACAAACGCTTGGCTGCAGATG TGGTACGACCACTACCTCCAGTGGAACCAGTCAGAGTATCCCGGGGTAAAGAACCTCCGTTTCACATCCGATCAGATCTGGACACCTGACATTCTGCTTTACAACAG TGCTCATGATAAGTTTGACGCCACCTTTAAAACCAACGTGCTGGTGAACTCCAGTGGCTTCTGTGAGTACCTGCCTCCAG GAATATTTATCAGCACATGCAAAGTGGACGTGAGATGGTTTCCGTTTGACATCCAGCGCTGTGAGCTGAAGTTTGGCTCCTGGACGTTTGACGGCTGGCTGCTGGACATCCAGATGAAGGAGGCAGATGTTTCAGGATACCAGCGCAACGGAGAGTGGGACCTAGTGG AGGTCCCAGGGGATCGACATGAGGTTTTCTATGACTGCTGTGCAGAGCCCTACCCAGACGTGACCTTCGTGGTGACACTACGAAGGAGGACCTTGTTTTACGCTCtcaacctcctcctcccgtgtgtgctcctctcctccatgacCTTGGTCTCCTTCCTGCTGCCTGCAAACTCCGGGGAGAAGATCAGCCTCG GAATCACGGTCCTGCTCTCGCTGACTGTCTTCATGCTGATGGTTGCAGAGATCATGCCCGCCACCTCAGATTCTGTTCCACTGATAG GTCAGTACTTTGCCAGCACCATGGTGATTGTTGGGATGTCTGTAGTAGCCACAGTCATGGTCCTCCAGTTCCATCACCACAGCCCAAACAGTGGACAAATGCCGCGCTGG GTGCACTTGGTTCTGCTGCAGTGGGTTCCTTGGTTCCTGCGGATGAAGCGTCCGGGCGAGGGAGTGGACCCCACTCTCCCCAGCAGCCAGGCAGACCATCAGGGCAAGACCCTGTCCTCTCCtaccaccaccgccaccaccaccaccatccccaCCCCAGTGCCCTCCAACCTCCCACAGACCCTCAACTCCCTGCAGGCCAGCCTCGCCCAGCTCACCCACCCTCTGTCACACCCACTACCCCACAGGCCCAACTCGCAGGTTCTCATCCTCCCTTACCCCAACCACAGAGACACCAGCCCGAATCCACAAGGCCAGCCTAACGGTCATCTGCCATACATTGGGTTCCAGACCTTCCAGACCACTGTGGAAGTGGAGCCTGTTCAGTGGAGCAGAAGCGCCATTCACGGGAGGGCTAACGGTGGACTGGGTGGACTGGGTGGActaggtggaggagatggagagggagcagcagcagcagcagcagcaggaggagaaccagctGGAGATACACCAGTCAACTACCACCTTGCATCCTCCCAGTTCCCTCCTCAGGAAACTGCGTTGTCAACAGAGCCCGACCCTTCAACAACATCTCCTGGACCTTGCGGTTCAGAGGCTGTGGCTGGAGCAGGGAGATCGGAGGCCATGAACACCCACGGCAGCCTGGTCCAGTCAGCAGCCGTGGACAACCAGATGCAGGCTCTCCTGGTGGAGGTGCAGTTCCTGGTGGAACGTGTCCGGGAGCAGGACCGGCAGCTGAGCTTGGCGGAGCAGTGGCAGTTTGCCGCCGCCGTCATCGACCGCCTGTGCCTCGTTGGATTCAGCGTTTTCAACATCATCTGTACCATCGCGATTCTCATGGCTGCACCCAACTTTGGAGAAGCACTGTCAAAAGACTTCATCTGA